ATGGCTGTAGGGTTGGGCATGGCCGTAGGGTTGGGCATGGCCATAGGGTTGGGCATGGCCATAGGGTTGGGCATGGCCGTAGGGTTGGGCATGGCCGTAGGGTTGGGCATGGCCGTAGGGTTGGGCATGGCTGTAGGGTTGGGCATGGCCATGGGGTTGGGCATGGCTGTAGGGTTGGGCATGGCCATAGGGTTGGGCATGGCTGTAGGGTTGGGCATGGCCGTAGGGTTGGGCATGGCCATAGGGTTGGGCATGGCTGTAGGGTTGGGCATGGCCATAGGGTTGGGCATGGCCATGGGGTTGGGCATGGCTGTAGGGTTGGGCATGGCCATAGGGTTGGGCATGGCTGTAGGGTTGGGCATGGCCGTAGGGTTGGGCATGGCCATAGGGTTGGGCATGGCTGTAGGGTTGGGCATGGCCGTAGGGTTGGGCGTGGCCATAGGGTTGGGCATGGCCGTAGGGTTGGGCATGGCTGTAGGGTTGGGCATGGCCGTAGGGTTGGGCATGGCCGTAGGGTTGGGCATGGCTGTAGGGTTGGGCATGGCCGTAGGGTTGGGCATGGCTGTAGGGTTGGGCATGGCCGTAGGGTTGGGCATGGCTGTAGGGTTGGGCATGGCCATAGGGTTGGGCATGGCTGTAGGGTTGGGCATGGCCGTAGGGTTGGGCATGGCCGTAGGGTTGGGCATGGCTGTAGGGTTGGGCATGGCCGTAGGGTTGGGCATGGCCGTAGGGTTGGGCATGGCCATAGGGTTGGGCATGGCTGTAGGGTTGGGCGTGGCCATGGCGTTGGGCATGGCCGTAGGGTTGGGCATGGCCGTAGGGTTGGGCATGGCCGTAGGGTTGGGCATGGCTGTAGGGTTGGACATGGCCGTAGGGTTGGGCATGGCCATAGGGTTGGGCATGGCCATAGGGTTGGGCATGGCTGTAGGGTTGGGCATGGCCATAGGGTTGGGCATGGCCATAGGGTTGGGCATGGCTGTAGGGTTGGGCATGGCTGTAGGGTTGGGCATGGCCGTAGGGTTGGGCATGGCCGTAGGGTTGGGCATGGCCGTAGGGTTGGGCATGGCCATAGGGTTGGGCATGGCTGTAGGGTTGGGCATGGCCGTAGGGTTGGGCATGGCCATAGGGTTGGGCATGGCTGTAGGGTTGGGCATGGCCGTAGGGTTGGGCATGGCCGTAGGGTTGGGCATGGCCGTAGGGTTGGGCATGGCCGTAGGGTTGGGCATGGCTGTAGGGTTGGGCATGGCTGTAGGGTTGGGCATGGCCGTAGGGTTGGGCATGGCCGTAGGGTTGGGCATGGCCATAGGGTTGGACATGGCCGTAGGGTTGGGCATGGCCGTAGGGTTGGGCATGGCCGTAGGGTTGGGCATGGCCGTAGGGTTGGGCATGGCCGTGGGGTTGGGCATGGCTGTACGGTTGGGCATGGCCGTAGGGTTGGGCATGGCCGTAGGGTTGGGCATGGCCGTAGGGTTGGGCATGGCCCTAGGGTTGGGCATGTCCATCGGGTTGGACATGGCCATAGGGTTGGGCATGGCCGTAGGGTTGAGCGTGGCCGTAGGGTTGGGCATGGCTGTAGGGTTGGGCATGTCCATCGGGTTGGACATGGCCATAGGGTTGGGCATGGCCATAGGGTTGGGCGTGGCCATAGAGTTGAGCGTGGCTGTAGATTTGGGCATGGCCACGGTGTTGGGCATGGCTGTAGGGTTGGGCGTGGCCATAGGGTTGGGTGTGGCTGTAGAGTTGGGCATGGCCACGGTGTTGGGCATGGCTGTAGGGTTGGGCGTGGTGGTAGGGTTATGCATGGCTATAGGGTTGGGTATGGCCATGGGACAGGTGGGGCCATGGTGCTGGTCATGGTCAAGGCCATGGGGACAGACAAGGCCATGGTGCTGGGTGTAGCTGTGGGGGTGGTCAAAGAAATGGGGACAGGcaaggacatggggacaggTAAGGTCACGGCCATGGGACCAAGGTCATGGTGCTGGCGTGGCATGTCCAAGGTCAAGGTGCTGTTCGCAGCCAGGGGGTGCCCAAGGCCGCAGGTCCAGGCGCAGCCACAGGgctcccccctctcctccctccggCTCCAGGTGGTCAGTTCAAGCGCGAGGTGATGGTTGATGGCCAGAGCCACCTCCTGCTCATCCGGGAGGAAGGAGGTACCCCCGACGCCAAGGTATGTGGGGGCTGGAGGACGGGGGGGCCACGCCGGCCAGCGCCGAGCCCTGACCCCCGTCCGCGTTCCCCCCAGTTTGCCAGCTGGGCAGACGCCGTCATCTTcgtcttcagcctggagaacgAGAGCAGCTTTGAGGAGGTGACGCAGCTGCACGCGCTGCTCAGCGGCTACCGGGGTGCCAGCGAGGTGGCCCTGGCGCTGGTGGGCACCCAGGGTGAGCTGGGGACGTGGGACTGCCCccacggggacggggacagcccCCGCCTCactcccctgctcccccccagACAAGATCAGCTCCTCCAACCCGCGTGTGATCGAGGACGCCCGGGCCCAGGCGCTCTGCGGGGACATGAAGAGGTGCCTCTACTACGAGACCTGCGCCACGTACGGCCTCAACGTCGACCGGGTCTTCACTGAGGGTGGGTGTCCCGGGGCGCTCGGCCCCGCCGGCAGGCGCGGTGCAGCCGGGGGGCACGTGCTGGTGGCGGGCTGGGGGCCgtggctgggggctggggtggccTGGGGGCTGGTGACCAGGTAGGACGGACTGTGGCCAGTGTGGGATGGGGACCATagctggggtgggatggggacggTGGCCAGTGGCTGGGGGCTGGTGACCACATAggccggggctgcggccagtGTCCAGGGTGGCACAGGAGTCATGGGGGGACCGTGGCCAATGtctggggtgggctggggacCACGGCTGGTGGCTGAGGTGGGATGGAGACCGTGGCCAGCTGAGATGGGGACAGCGGCCGGGGTGGGCCGGGAGCCATGTCcgggtggggtggggacagTGGCCAGGCGGGTCGGGGGTCTCGGGGGCACGGCCCGCCTGACGCAAGGCTCTCGGCGCAGTCGCCCAGAAGGTGGTGGcgctgaagaagcagcagcagctcatggCATCCTGCAAGTCTctgcccagcacccccagccactcGGCCGCATCCACCCCCGTCGGGGGCGTCCACCCCGGCCAGGTACCCCCGGCTCGCCCCCCCACAGCCGGGCGCTGCCCCTCACCCGCCCCTCCGGCCTCGGGGTGTCAGGGCTGATCCCGTGTCCCACCCAGGCCAGCAACGGTGGCCACACCAGTGACTACTCGTCCTCGCTGCCATCCACCCCCAACGTCAGCCACCGGGAGCTGCGGAGCGAGACCCCGGCccccctgggcacccccagctccctgcaccGCGGGGCCAAGCGCCGCACCAGCCTCTTCGCCGTGAGTGCGCCGGGACCCCCGCTGTGGCACAGGGGGGCACGTGGCACCCGGGGTGTCCCCCCAgcagggtggtggtggcacAGGGGGGCACGTGGCACCCGGGGTGTCCCCCCggcagggtggtggtggcacAGGGGGGCACGTGGCACCCGGGGTGTCCCCCCggcagggtggtggtggcacAGGGGGGCACGTGGCACCCGGGGTGTCCCCCCggcagggtggtggtggcacAGGGGGGCACGTGGCACCCGGGGTGTCCCCCCggcagggtggtggtggcacAGGGGGGCACGTGGCACCCGGGGTCTCCCCCCggcagggtggtggtggcacAGGGGGGCACGTGGCACCCGGGGTGTCCCCCTggcagggtggtggtggcacAGGGGGGCACGTGGCACCCGGGGTGTCCCCCCggcagggtggtggtggcacAGGGGGACACGTGGCACCCAGGGTCTCCCCCCggcagggtggtggtggcacAGGGGGGCACGTGGCACCCGGGGTGTCCCCCggcagggtggtggtggtgggggacaCAGATGGCACCCTGGGTGTCCCTGTCACGGGGCCGTGGTGGTGGGGTACAGGAGGGCCCCCAGGGCGTCCCCACGGTGGGGCCGCAGCGACTGGGGACGCGGCACCCCGGGTGCCCCCAGCAGCGCCGTGCGCCCCACCGACGCCGCCCCGGTCCCCGCAGACGCGCCGCGGCAGCGACTCGGAGAAGCGGAGCCTGGACAGCCGGGGCGaggcggcgggcagcggccgCGCCATCCCCATCAAGCAGgttggcggggcgggggcggcggggcgcgaCAAGGTCCCCAgccgccccctccctgcccccctcACCGCCCCTTCGCCCCCAGAGCTTCCTGCTGAAGCGCAGCGGCAACTCCCTCAACAAGGAGTGGAAGAAGAAGTACGTGACCTTGTCCAGCAACGGGCTCCTCTTCTACCACCCCAGCATCAACGTGAGTGTCGCcgtccccagccctgtccccgcggcggcgggagccccgGTCTCAGCCCCCGCCCGTCCCCGCGGCAGGACTACATCCACAGCACCCACGGGAAGGAGATGGACCTTCTCCGTACCACGGTCAAGGTGCCCGGCAAGCGCCCGCCCCGCGCCATCTCCGCCTGCGGCCCCTCCGCCAGCATCAACGGGCTGGTGAAGGACgtgggcggcggggcggcgcccGAGGGCGGCGGTGAGTACcggggcggtgccggcggcAGTGGGGCGAGGGTCTGCGGGGACGCCCGCGTCACTGGTCCTTCCCCACGCACAGCCAGCACCTCCCCCGTGGGGCTCAGCCTCCCGCCGGAGCCGGGGATGAAGAGCGCGGGCAAGGCTGAGCGGTCCCTGCAGCGCTGCGCCTCCGCCTCCAGCGCCAAGCTCTCCGGCTCCGGTGAGCGTCCGTCCCCGTGTCCGTCCCCTCTCCCGCTCGTCGGCCTGGCCACCTCCCCGGGACGGGGCCAGGGACCTTCCCGGCGCGGCCCCCCCCTGAGCCCGGTGGTCCCTGGCGAGCCTGGGCACCCCTGGTGAGCCTGGGGACTCGGTGGCCCTTGGTGGCCCTGGTGAGCCCAGTGACGCTGGTGACCGCATGGTTCTGGAGACCCTGGTGGCTCCAATGGCCATGCTGACCCCAGTGAGCCCAGTGACCGGGTGGTTCTGGTGACCCTGGTGGCTCCAATGGTCCCAGTGATCCTGGTGAGACCAGTGGCTCCTGTGACCCCGGTGGTCCTCGTGGCCCCAGTGCACCCAGTGGCTCTGGTGGACTCTGGTGGAGCTATGCTGGTGGCTCCAATGGCCATGCTGACCCCAGTGAGCCCAGTAACCTGGATGGTTTTGGTGACCCTGGTGGCTCCAGTGGTCCTGGTGACACTCATGATCCTGGTGAGACCGGTGGACTTGGTGGCCCTGGTGGTCCCAGTGAGCCCAGTGCCCCTTGTGACCCTGGTGGTCTCACTGGCCCTGGTGAGCCTGGTGAGCCTGGTGGCTCCCAAGGCCCCGGTGACCCTTGTGATCCTGGTGAGACTGGTGGACTTGGTGGCCCTTGGTGGCCCTGGTGAGCCTGGTGAGCCTGGTGGCTCCCAAGGCCCCGGTGACCCTTGTGATCCTGGTGAGACTGGTGGACTTGGTGGCCCTGGTGACCCCAGTGAACCCAGTGGCCCTGGCGAGGCTGGTGACCCTAGTGAGCCCAGCAGCTCCGGTGGCTTTGGCCACCCTGGTGGCTCCAACGGCCCTGGTCACCCCAGTGATCCCAGTGAGCCCGGTTCCCCTTGTGACCCCGGTGACCCCGGTGAGCGCGGCGGCCCTGGCAGGCTGGgtggccccagcaccccagcgGGCGGGTCTCCCAGCAGATGGCCCTCCCGCCTTCGAGGCCGtgtccagccccagcagctcgGGCAAAGACCCGCCGCCGTCGCCCATGATCGACAGGAAGAAGCACCGGCGGAAGAAGCTGATGACGCCGTCCAAGACGGAGGGCTCGGCCGGGCAGGCGGAAGGTGAGGGCCGCGGGGACGGTGCCCTGAGCCCCGGCCGCTCACGGACGGTGGCCACGGAGCCGCGGGGACGACCCCGCCGCACCCCACGGGGACGATGCCCCAGGACGCCCCAGGGCTCTGGCAATGGAGGatctgggcctgatcctgccccctccccccagcccctcttgCCACGCTCAGCCGCCGCTGCCCTGCCCACGCGTCCCacccccctctgctctgccaccgCCTGCCgcccccctgcaccccggcGCCATCCCCGaccccccggggctttgcgggCTCCTCTCGTGactctctctccccctttcctctctctgctctCGCTGCCCCGGACCCTCCGCAGCCAAGCGCAAAatgtggaaattaaaaagctttggtagtttaagaaatatttataaaacaggTAACgtggggcgcggggcgcggccTGCTCCGCTCATGCATGTGCCCGTGTCCCATcctcgcccgccgccgccgcatcCCCTGCCGGGCGCAGAtgggggtccccggggcgggggcacGCGATGCCCGGGGTTGGGGTGcgttggggtggggggggatgtCGGGGGCAGCCcagcacacccccccccccccaccctcgcacggccccccccgccctcgccGTGCCATCCAGcccccccgtcccaccgggTCTCTGGTCCCGCAGAGGAGGAGAACTTCGAGTTCATCATCGTGTCCAGCACGGGCCAGACGTGGCACTTCGAGGCGGGCAGCTTCGAGGAGCGCGA
The Phalacrocorax carbo chromosome 27, bPhaCar2.1, whole genome shotgun sequence genome window above contains:
- the AGAP2 gene encoding arf-GAP with GTPase, ANK repeat and PH domain-containing protein 2 isoform X3; its protein translation is MSPPRQQVLAAIRAEVKRHEGAKKHVNKLIRLVETVPDPRLRASLTASLCVVQEALVNSQEWTLGRSVPEIRLGVLGSSKSGKSALVHRFLTGSYVGLEPTESGQFKREVMVDGQSHLLLIREEGGTPDAKFASWADAVIFVFSLENESSFEEVTQLHALLSGYRGASEVALALVGTQDKISSSNPRVIEDARAQALCGDMKRCLYYETCATYGLNVDRVFTEVAQKVVALKKQQQLMASCKSLPSTPSHSAASTPVGGVHPGQASNGGHTSDYSSSLPSTPNVSHRELRSETPAPLGTPSSLHRGAKRRTSLFATRRGSDSEKRSLDSRGEAAGSGRAIPIKQSFLLKRSGNSLNKEWKKKYVTLSSNGLLFYHPSINDYIHSTHGKEMDLLRTTVKVPGKRPPRAISACGPSASINGLVKDVGGGAAPEGGASTSPVGLSLPPEPGMKSAGKAERSLQRCASASSAKLSGSDGPPAFEAVSSPSSSGKDPPPSPMIDRKKHRRKKLMTPSKTEGSAGQAEEEENFEFIIVSSTGQTWHFEAGSFEERDAWVQAIESQILASLQCCESSKNKARMDSQSEAVAIQAIRNARGNSLCVDCGAPNPTWASLNLGALICIECSGIHRNLGTHLSRVRSLDLDDWPRELTLVLTSIGNATANSIWEKNPQGRCKPTPESSREERESWIRAKYEQRLFLAPLPASEAPLGEQLFRAVQEKDLETVLLLLAHSRKEQLNVGTGDKDRRTALHVACDTALVVITQLLVWYGADVRARDGQGRTALFYARRAGSRECADILLQHGCPGEGPGGPATPGLRRKGSCASVGPCEPRTALV